A window from Diachasmimorpha longicaudata isolate KC_UGA_2023 chromosome 5, iyDiaLong2, whole genome shotgun sequence encodes these proteins:
- the LOC135162494 gene encoding tripeptidyl-peptidase 2 isoform X3, producing the protein MGDVVDCNFPVWGLLPKKETGVNQYLIKYPEYDGRGTVIAIFDSGVDPGAPGLQVTSDGKPKIIARFDCSGNGDVDTSTVVHSEEGYIIGLTGRKLKLPFNWKNPSGDYHVGVKEAFPLYPAKLREKIIAERKKKYWDDGQKAAVAEAARKLQEFDAKNPNPTSVQDKLTREELEARLEVLQNGEKKYHDAGPTYDCVVYHDGDSWRACIDTSEEGNLENGIHLGEYSLTQEYAPLTQQDQLNISVNIHNNGNVLEIVGVCASHGTHVASIAAANFPENKELNGIAPGAQIISLTIGDNRIDPMETGTGLVRAMVWIMKNNKKVDVINMSYGEQSHWSNTGRIIELMNEVVDKYGVTWVAAAGNFGPALCTIGTPPDINTMNIISVGAYVSPDMMVAEYSLREKMPGMPYTWSSRGPMIDGGTGVTVCAPGGAITSVPNFTLRQSQLMNGTSMASPHVAGAIALLICGLRDKGCPFSPFSIKRALENSAQYIDTLDSFAQGSGLLQVERAFENLVANCQAIERDVRFSINCGSNNSKGIHLRTGVIDRPKDCAVTVEPIFLDTENVDASRKINFNLRLSLVCDASWVQFPSHFELMHMSRAFTVRIDAAKLNDGVHATNIRAYDVTNVEKGPVFTIPVTVVQPLVISKTMNLPDLHYNHILFRPNTITRHFILVPEDATWAVIKLKSHDKEKTGRFAIQAVQLKPRMASRTLQINKMINITSQSETVQGFAVQGGLILEVVVAKYWANLGEICIDYSIEFHGIHVIDGNVTMQSGDGIHRMELRSSLRNEEIVPSVTLKSLVQVLRPFDSKIVPLGERDIIPPARQIYELQLTYTFHIAKATEVTPNAAFLSDLLYESEYESQLWMLYDTNKQLLHCGDAFPWKYTIKKLEKGDYTLKMHVRHEKKELLEKLLDMAILLNQKLGNIINLDVYANHSQAIISGKKMVAATVPPGHILPVYIAPMNNEHKVSKGATLGTYLQGSVTFCKDEARKKIDCYTFKYVLSEPAKKVPQAVKSDDEKVSKWEEYQDTLRDMKCTWLAKLAPSIKATEHATALYNELRTTYPEHLPVHTAMLTSLDSPEARRILPHDDLSESAISFSDQIIDVADKVISAIDQEKLLAFYGMKHDQRPDALKIKSTMDKQKSLLIEALVKKGCAYSRLYIHTRKRGETEAAMHLSTVTQIWNDVQKYAEATDNKVLILSLWHAHINKHYGRYLKLLLRFYEDKPLRDIDEKFVEITKTIGWDHWAKHISGSIPTRHSKAYRPF; encoded by the exons ATGGGGGACGTCGTTGACTGTAATTTTCCCGTCTGGGGACTATTACCGAAGAAAGAAACTGGAGTTAACCAGTATCTGATTAAATATCCCGAGTACGATGGTAGAGGTACCGTTATTGCTATCTTCGATTCTGGAGTCGACCCTGGTGCTCCTGGATTGCAG GTGACTAGTGATGGAAAACCAAAGATTATAGCCCGATTTGACTGCAGTGGAAATGGAGACGTGGACACTAGCACAGTTGTACATTCAGAAGAGGGATACATTATTGGACTCACCGGTCGCAAACTCaaa CTGCCATTCAACTGGAAAAATCCATCTGGTGATTACCATGTCGGTGTCAAAGAAGCTTTTCCCCTTTATCCAGCAAAGTtgcgtgaaaaaataatagcggaacggaagaaaaaatattgggaCGATGGACAGAAAGCAGCAGTTGCGGAAGCCGCTCGAAAGCTCCAG GAATTTGACGCGAAAAATCCTAATCCAACGAGTGTCCAGGATAAATTGACCAGAGAGGAATTGGAGGCTCGGCTTGAGGTGCTTCAAAATGGGGAGAAGAAGTATCACGATGCGGGACCTACTTACGACTGCGTTGTCTACCACGATGGCGACAGTTGGAG AGCGTGCATTGATACGTCTGAGGAGGGAAACCTTGAAAATGGTATTCATCTGGGGGAATACTCTCTCACGCAGGAGTATGCTCCTCTGACTCAGCAGGATCAGCTGAATATATCTGTGAATATTCATAACAATGGAAACGTTCTTGAAATTGTTGGAGTATGCG CAAGTCACGGGACGCACGTGGCGTCAATAGCAGCGGCCAACTTTCCCGAGAATAAAGAACTGAACGGCATTGCCCCCGGGGCTCAAATAATCTCGTTGACAATCGGCGATAATCGCATCGACCCTATGGAGACTGGAACTGGTCTCGTTCGTGCAATGGTTTGGATAATGAAGAACAACAAAAAAGTGGACGTAATAAACATGAGCTATGGTGAACAATCCCACTGGTCCAACACAGGAAGGATCATCGAGTTGATGAACGAAGTTGTCGATAAATACGGAGTGACTTGGGTGGCAGCAGCAGGAAACTTTGGCCCAGCTTTATGCACAATCGGCACACCTCCAGACATCAATACCATGAACATAATAAGCGTCGGTGCATACGTATCCCCAGATATGATGGTCGCGGAATATTCTCTTCGTGAAAAAATGCCAGGTATGCCATACACGTGGTCCTCACGAGGGCCGATGATAGACGGTGGTACTGGAGTGACTGTTTGTGCACCTGGTGGAGCAATAACAAGTGTTCCAAATTTCACACTTCGTCAGAGTCAACTTATGAATGGTACCAGTATGGCGAGTCCACACGTCGCTGGAGCAATTGCCCTTCTTATCTGTGGCTTGCGTGACAAAGGGTGTCCTTTCTCACCTTTCAGCATCAAACGAGCCCTCGAAAATTCCGCCCAATATATAGATACACTAGACTCATTTGCCCAGGGATCTGGTCTACTCCAGGTGGAGCGGGCTTTTGAGAATCTCGTGGCGAATTGTCAGGCAATCGAGAGAGACGTCAGATTTTCCATAAACTGTGGTAGCAATAATTCAAAGGGTATTCATCTCAGAACAGGTGTTATTGATAGACCCAAGGATTGTGCGGTAACTGTTGAGCCTATTTTCCTTGACACTGAGAATGTCGATGCAtcgcgaaaaattaatttcaatctcCGACTTTCGCTAGTCTGCGATGCATCATGGGTGCAATTCCCGTCGCACTTTGAATTGATGCACATGTCTCGAGCTTTTACGGTCAGAATTGATGCTGCCAAACTGAATGACGGTGTACATGCCACTAATATTCGGGCCTACGATGTTACCAATGTTGAAAAAGGACCGGTATTTACTATTCCCGTTACAGTTGTGCAACCCCTGGTGATTTCAAAGACAATGAATCTACCGGATTTGCATTACAATCATATTTTGTTCAGGCCTAATACCATCACTCGCCACTTTATTCTGGTACCCGAGGACGCAACGTGGGCTGTTATCAAGCTCAAGAGCCatgataaagaaaaaactggGAGGTTTGCAATACAGGCTGTACAGTTAAAGCCACGAATGGCATCTCGAACTCTCCAgattaataaaatgataaatattacCTCACAGTCTGAAACTGTTCAAGGTTTTGCGGTTCAAGGGGGGTTGATTCTCGAAGTTGTTGTTGCGAAATATTGGGCCAACCTTGGGGAAATTTGTATTGATTATTCGATTGAATTTCATGGAATACATGTTATCGATGGGAATGTTACAATGCAATCGGGCGATGGAATTCATCGAATGGAGCTTCGTAGTTCCCTCAGGAACGAGGAAATTGTACCGAGCGTAACGTTGAAATCACTGGTTCAGGTGCTACGGCCTTTTGACTCAAAAATAGTGCCCTTGGGGGAGAGGGATATTATTCCACCGGCGCGTCAAATTTACGAGCTACAGTTGACGTATACATTCCACATCGCTAAGGCAACTGAAGTTACACCCAATGCTGCTTTCCTCAGTGATCTCCTTTACGAGAGCGAATATGAAAGCCAGCTGTGGATGCTTTATGACACTAATAAACAGCTTTTGCACTGTGGAGATGCTTTTCCGTGGAAGTACACTATTAAGAAGCTGGAGAAGGGAGATTACACCCTGAAAATGCATGTCCGTCATGAGAAGAAGGAGTTATTGGAAAAACTTCTGGACATGGCGATTCTGTTGAATCAGAagttgggaaatatcattaatTTGGATGTTTACGCTAATCACTCACAGGCGATAATTTCGGGGAAGAAAATGGTCGCCGCTACTGTACCCCCAGGGCATATTCTTCCGGTCTATATTGCACCGATGAATAATGAACATAA AGTATCAAAGGGCGCAACACTGGGAACCTATCTACAGGGCTCAGTGACCTTTTGCAAAGACGAGGcgcggaaaaaaattgattgttacACCTTCAAATACGTTCTATCTGAGCCAGCTAAAAAGGTACCACAAGCGGTGAAGTCAGACGACGAAAAGGTCAGCAAATGGGAAGAGTATCAGGATACACTGAGAGATATGAAGTGCACATGGCTGGCAAAATTAG CTCCATCGATCA aGGCGACAGAACATGCAACGGCTCTGTACAACGAGCTCCGAACTACTTATCCTGAGCATTTACCTGTCCACACTGCCATGTTGACGTCCCTAGACTCTCCAGAAGCTAGACGAATACTTCCCCACGATGATCTAAGCGAAAGTGCTATAAGTTTTTCCGATCAAATAATCGATGTTGCTGACAAAGTTATTTCTGCAATCGATCAAGAAAAGTTATTGGCATTCTATGGTATGAAACACGATCAGAGGCCCGATGCTTTGAAAATCAAATCAACGATGGATAAACAAAAGAGTTTGTTGATCGAGGCATTAGTGAAAAAAGGCTGTGCTTATTCAAGATTATATATTCATACGCGTAAGAGGGGTGAGACTGAAGCTGCCATGCATCTGTCAACCGTAACGCAAATTTGGAATGATGTACAGAAATACGCTGAAGCCACAGATAACaag gTTCTGATCCTGTCGTTATGGCACGCGCACATTAACAAACACTATGGACGTTATCTGAAACTCTTATTACGTTTTTACGAAGACAAACCACTCAGGGATATTGACGAGAAATTCGttgaaattacgaaaactaTTGGCTGGGATCACTGGGCAAAGCACATCAGTGGAAGTATACCAACGCGTCATTCTAAGGCATACAGGCCATTTTGA